The DNA segment ATAAACGCTGGTGTCTCCAGTAGCAAATGGTGTGATAGAGGTGGGAAGGTGCTTCAACATGGATGAAGTACTAGGCTTCACAAAGTAAACCTAAAGTTGACAATATGTTGGATTTAAAAAGGTAGCCTGTTGCCACTGTTTAAACCTTTATACTTGATCGTGAGGTCTACTGCTGGTTATAGTTCCATCTGAGAGAAATGCATGTGGCTGAGGACTAAATGAGCATGGCAGATGATCTTGGGATCTAACTATAAGAATATGTGTCTGGAGGGCATTGACAATTCACTCCCTGGAGATAGGAGGCTTAACCAAAAGAAAACCACAGGGAAAGTAGGAAACTAGCTGGAAGCATCTTTAATACCACTTGAGCACTTGAAGGAATGGTGAACCTGATGCTTGAATAACAGCagacttaaaaaataaaaagaaataaatacaaagtACAGCCATCAAAACTCAGTTAACTTCATTCAGAAAAGAATGATTAAAGTGACAAACTAGGGTCTTTCCAATGTTCAGGCATCATTTCTTCAGAATTTTCTGCTTCATTTTCTATAAACCACATATGACAAAGATACAATACCATGGATAAACTATGGACATACCTCCTCCTAGCATTCCTCCTCTTGAAAGGACCTCTGCTGAATGCCCAATCAACATGTATAGTCTGAGTGAGAAACTCGGCTCCATCCTTTTCATTTATAGCTCTTTGTGCTTCTTCAAAATTCTCATATTCTATCAATGCATAGCCCTACACAAACAGTTCAGTTCAACTACTAGAATAAAAAGGACATGCTCCAAGCTAAAGAAAATGCAAACACAGAGCGAGGACTAGGGAGATAAAGGATAAGGACAAGCGTGTAGATATCATATTCCAATCTTCCTATTACCCTATAACTCGGAGTTTTGCAACGATCAAGAAATAATACGTGTCAGCCTTGTCTTGAGAGGATAGGGGAAGAGGAAAGGCAGACACCGCAAACAAAATTGTTACCAACtgcttgaaaattgaatatctatgttTAACTTGCCACAGATATTTAGAGAGTTGAAAGTATGAATTATGTAAGggtaacaaaaaatattttttttatttttaaggattAAATTAGAGAACATATCATATAGAGAATTTTACAACGGGACCCTATGTTGCTCAGACTCTCCGAAAATATGGCAAGatacgtgtcggatcctccaaaaatagtgCATTTTTGAAGGATCCGGCACGGGTGCGGCTACATTTTGGAGAGTCCACGCAACATAGACGGGACCCGTATGACTTTTTGAACTAGATAAAGGGTATAGAACATACCCTTTTAAGAAGGTGGACATCAGCTGAAGCGAACAAATAGAAAAAAGGACATTGAATATAGGACAAGCCAAACTTTGTCTTAATTAGAGGAAAGAATCTTCAAATTTGTTTTTAGTTCATTTTCAAAAAGAATTCCTTTGTTTAGCCATCCCATGCTAatttttctatttcatttttatGCTATAGCCTTCATTTCTCAATCAAAAGAAAATTACTGTATAGCAGCTAGAATCTATCCTAAAGAATATTGAGAATTTGAGAGAACGTTACAGGCAGAACTTTCTTTTTTTTGGATAACCGAGAAATTCCCAAGGTCCAGTGGAGCACGGTTCGGAACTCGATGGATAACAGGCCCaaccctctacccttctccacttaaatgaCAGGCTTTTGTCTGCAGCAGGAATTGAACTCGTGACATGCGCGTAACTCATACATTACACCCACTAGAACAAAGGGGCCTGTTACATGCAGAACTTAAGGTATTGAGAATTTTGAACACAACCAAGCGTGTAACAATTCAGCAGGCGTGGATATTAGGTGAATCTACAAGAGGGGGGAAGGCGGAACTCAAACATTGACATTGCAGCAACAGAAAGCACTTCTAAATCATCTGACCTAGCTAAACTTTTAACACGGTCTGCTAATTCTTGCCTATTTTCCTAAGAATTGCTCTTGTTATTATATTGCACTTCCTTCATTGAAAGGTGACCTGACGAGAATcaataatacaaaaataaatgCTTGCAACAGCTAATCTTCACTAATGACTATTTATTCATATAGTCCCACCACATTAGCATCTTACTCCTACGAATAGAAATTGTGCAACAAGCAACAGAATATTAATCGACAGTCTGAAAAAGAAGAGAATCAGGTCACCTTGACAAATCCAGTCCGACGATCCAGATTCAAATGCACATTCTTGATTTCTCCGAACTCACCAAACTCATTATGAAGATCATCTTCTTGTGTTTCTTCATTAACCCCAGTAACTAAAACAATCCATCCTTCAATGGCTGCAGAAATTGGAATTCAGTAAAACTCAAAAAACTTCATTAAAATTTTTCTTACCTCATCAACAGAAACAAAATTGCATTCAGCATACAGAGGCCCTATCTAGCTGACACTTTGTGATATTAATTACAAGTAATTGCATAACTTGCATGTACTGTCTAATAGCTCACCTAATTTGTATGCTAAGTGTTCATTGCTCGTTATATGGCAGTAAACAACTAAATAAATAAGAACGAAATCAAATTGTCAAACTCTTTAGCCACGTGTATATCTTTTTGAGTAAACTCTTCACCCACGTGTTTTGTCAATCTAAACCTACAGAATAAGCTGTGGCCTATTGAGTGAATAAATCAGAACGCCCATTAATACTGTTCTTGTGCCAAGGTACTAAACTATCCAGAAAACATATTCCCATGACCCATATTTTGCGGGGTGAGTTCAGGTTAAGCTGGATTGGCACAGGACGCAGGCTGTGCTTAATTTTAAAAAATCCTAATTTCAAAGTTTCCCTCCCTCTCTCCCTGTGAATTCAGGTTAAGCTCGATTGGCACAGGACACAGGCTGTGCTAATTTTAAAAACTCCTAGTTTCAAAGTTCCCCTCCTCTGTAATAATTTCCTTTCTCTGGACAGACAAAGAAACCAACTTTAACCGCTGGAAAACGCCGGCCGGTCTCTTCTTCATCTCTTTTCTGGCTATGCACATACTACACACAACTTAAACCTAATATTACCAATCATTAGTTCCTCTGTTCCAAACTTTTTTTCCTGATTAGTATAATCTATCCCAGACTTTTGAGGGCCAGTTTGGCTAATTCCCAATCTTAAATCTCACATAAATCAGTTACTTTTTCAGAATACAATTTGGATGTTTAAAACCTAAGAGAGATATGGTGCAATTACACTATTTTCCATTTCAATACTACAACATTGTACTGACATATGGAAAGACAATGGCACTAAAATTTTCGGACATAGGGAATTTGTGTGAAAGGGAATACATTTACAGCATTTCCAGAAATTGGAAAAATTAGTACCCTCAAACACATAGAAACAGCAAAACATCCACATTTATGTTGGATGCGAACCCATAGGACGGTGGCATGTGAATCTGAGAACCCATGGTCATACAGGGATGGATGCAGAATAGTAGTACGATTCATCTGAACCCATTAGCTAGCTAAGATcctatatatttattaaaaaagtTCACAAAATTAGTCCAGATAATAGATTTTGAACCCACTAAATCAGATGGACTATGGCCAAATCTCGATCTTGAACCCTTAAAGTTCAAATGCTGAACTCACCTTCGTGGTCACGTTAGTGCTAAACCAACGCTCAATTGGCTATTTCAAATTTTGATAATGTGGTGTCACGGCAAGCTGGCAGGCACCataatgcaccaggtaggtaccTTCTACCTCCAATTATCCACCCGGTACATACTAAGTCTCACCACCAAGACCGCTAGGCCACTCCCTTGGGGGCTTGGATAAAACTTATTACTATCGACAAATTATAATACACTCAATTACCCCGCAAATAAGCACCCTAATATTCAACTTTTTGAGCAGGAAGCTAAGAAAATctcaaaaccctaaaacaatGTACTGAAAATTGTAAACAAAGAGAAGATAAATAGGAGAGAGGGAAACTGACATCGTTCAGGACCAGGACCGCCGTCAGAATCGAGCGAATCGAAGCGGGCAGACATACGGGCATTACGGTCAGCCTCAGCGGCTTCTTCACGGAATCCACGTCCTTTGGTCTTCTTAGGTGCGGAGGAAGAGCCGCCAGTGATTGCAGATTTGAGcttagggattgtagccctaGGAGACGACGAGGCATCCACGTCTTCGTCCATCAGATCGTCATCCTCTGGCTCGAAATCCACCGCCTCTACCTCCGCATTCGCCATTGCTATTGGAATTGTATTGCAGCTGCTTATACCAAAAAGCTTTCCCCTTGCTTGTTCTTCTGCAGTGAAGGATATTCCTCTCCTTCAAAGCTGTGTCCAGCCTATTTGGACTTTTTAAGGGCAAGGGTTTTGGTAAAATATGGTCCGACAAACAAACTGGTTCGGGCCGGTCGGATCAGTAGAAATAACATCGGGTAGCCACTTTTAATGGTGCTATAATGCTATTTAGAATAAAACCACAGTTATGTATTTAAaagttgttataaaataaagaccgcAAAGagaagacaagtatagagagaaactgatatattatttgaATTCAGACTattgtacataatgaactgaaatctcttctatttataaaaGAAAAGAAGTTGTTACTAtatcagatatggataatcttctactgagagtaatATTTATTCATAACGGAGTATTGAAAatataagctcattgtaccaggtatagataatcttctattggggataatatttatccttaACAGAGTActtgaaaggataagctcattgtatccggtatggataatcttttatCGGaaataatgtttatccataacggagtatcgaaaggataagcttattatacctggtatggataatcttctaccggagataatgtttatccataatcgggtaccgaagtgataagtttcttcaggaggcttatttccaatagagtactaaatagataaacatatttacggcagAGTCCCATAccgataagcttcttcaggaaacttatttacaatggagtactaatgaacatccataatataatatatttataacactcccccttggatgttcattaaaagataatgtgcctcattaaaaaccttataaggaaaaccccatgtgAAAAAACCTTAATAagaaaaaaagagtgcatcgcgtattttactccccctaaTGAAaatcttatttcaaatatttgagtcttcgcattccaatcttgtataccatcttctcaaaagttgaagttggcaaagatttagtgaataaatctgctggattatcacttgaacggatttgttgcacatcaatgtcaccatttttctgaagatcgtgtgtgtagaataattttggtgaaatgtgcttcgttctatctccttttataaatcctcccttcaattgggctatgcatgcagcattgtcttcgtataaaattgtgggtcttttctcacattccaaaccacatttttctcgaataaaatgaattattgatctcaaccatacgcattccctacttgcttcatgaatagctattatctcagcgtgatttgaagaagtagcaacaatagattgctttgtggagcgccatgatatgatagtacctccatatgtaaatacgtagccggtttgagatcgagctttatggggatcagataaataacctgcatctgcataaccaacaaggtctgcactatctttgttagcataaaacaaacccatatcaagagttccctttaaatatcgcaatatatgcttaatcccgttccaatgtctccgtgtaggagaagaactatatcttgctagtaaattaacagaaaatgctatgtcaggccttgtagcattagcaagatacattagtgcaccaattgcactgagatagggtacttcgggaccaaggagttcctcgtcctcttctggaggtcggaacaaatccttattcacttcaagtgatcgaacaaccattggtgtactcaatgggtgcgctttgtccatgtaaaagcgttttaagaccctttctgtataggcagattgatggataaagatcccgtctgctaaatgttcaatttgcagaccaagacaaagttttgtctttccaagatctttcatctcaaattctttcttaagatattcaattgccttttggagctcttctggagttccaacaagatttatgtcatcaacataaacaacaagtataacaaattctgatgccattttctttataaaaatacatggacaaataacatcatttatgtaaccttctttcagcaaatattcactaagacaattataccacatgcgcctagattgctttaaaccgtataaagatctttgtaatctaattcaatacatttcctgagattttgaattcgcttcaggcattttaaatccttcagggattttcatataaatttcattatcaagtgaaccgtacagataagttGTAACTACTGTATTTCAAGCTTTttatgtagtgctaaactgatgagatatcgaaatattatggcatccataacaggtaaatatgtttcatcaaaatcgactccaggtcgttgtgagaatccttgtgcaacaaggcgagctttgtatctttcaacttcatttttatcattcctttttcgcacaaaaacccatttatgaccaactggttttataccagcaggtgtttggactactggtccaaagacctctcttttagcaagtgacttcaattccgattgaattgcctcttgccattttggccaatcagatctttgtcgacattcttcgacagatcgaggtt comes from the Nicotiana sylvestris chromosome 4, ASM39365v2, whole genome shotgun sequence genome and includes:
- the LOC104211074 gene encoding RNA-binding protein Y14A-like codes for the protein MANAEVEAVDFEPEDDDLMDEDVDASSSPRATIPKLKSAITGGSSSAPKKTKGRGFREEAAEADRNARMSARFDSLDSDGGPGPERSIEGWIVLVTGVNEETQEDDLHNEFGEFGEIKNVHLNLDRRTGFVKGYALIEYENFEEAQRAINEKDGAEFLTQTIHVDWAFSRGPFKRRNARRRSPRGHRSRSPRRRF